The Falco rusticolus isolate bFalRus1 chromosome 5, bFalRus1.pri, whole genome shotgun sequence genome has a segment encoding these proteins:
- the PACSIN2 gene encoding protein kinase C and casein kinase substrate in neurons protein 2 isoform X5: protein MSGSYDDSVGVEVSSDSFWEVGNYKRTVKRIDDGHRLCNDLMNCIHERARIEKVYAQQLTEWAKRWKQLVEKGPQYGTVERAWCAFMSEAEKVSELHLEVKGSLMNEDFEKIKNWQKEAFHKQMMGGFKETKEAEDGFRKAQKPWAKKLKEVEAAKKAYHAACKEEKLAISRETNSKADPALNPEQLKKLQDKVERSKQDVLKTKEKYEKSLKELDNATPQYMENMEQVFEQCQQFEEKRLRFFREVLLEVQKHLDLSNVASYKNIYRELEQNIKTADAVEDLRWFRANQGPGMSMNWPQFEEWSADLNRTLSRREKKKASDGVTLTGINQTGDQVSQPNKHSSVSSYEKNQSYPTDWSDEESNNPFSSTDANGDTNPFDEDSSPAMEVRVRALYDYEGQEQDELSFKAGDELTKMENEDEQGWCKGRLDNGQVGLYPANYVEPIQ, encoded by the exons GTTGGAAATTACAAGCGTACAGTAAAACGAATTGATGATGGTCACAGACTTTGCAATGATCTTATGAATTGTATTCATGAACGGGCACGAATAGAGAAGGTCTATGCTCAGCAGCTTACAGAATGGGCAAAAAGGTGGAAACAGCTTGTGGAAAAAG GCCCACAGTATGGAACAGTAGAAAGGGCTTGGTGTGCTTTTAtgtcagaagctgaaaaagtgAGTGAACTACATCTAGAAGTAAAAGGTTCACTGATGAATGAAGACTTTGAAAAAATCAAGAACTGGCAGAAGGAAGCCTTTCATAAGCAAATGATGGGAGGATTTAAGGAAAccaaagaagcagaagatggaTTTAGGAAAGCTCAGAAACCCTGGgcaaaaaagctgaaagag GTGgaagctgcaaagaaagcatACCATGCAGCCTGCAAGGAGGAGAAACTGGCTATATCcagagaaacaaacagcaaagctgaTCCAGCACTAAATCCTGAACAACTTAAGAAATTACAAGACAAAGTGGAGAGAAGCAAACAAGATGTACTGAAG acaaaagaaaagtatgaaaaatcactgaaagaaTTAGATAATGCCACTCCTCAGTATATGGAAAACATGGAGCAGGTATTTGAACAGTGTCAGCAGTTTGAAGAAAAACGCTTACGTTTCTTTCGAGAAGTGTTACTGGAAGTTCAAAAACACCTTGACTTGTCTAATGTTGCAAG ttaCAAAAATATCTACCGCGAACTGGAACAGAATATCAAAACAGCAGATGCTGTGGAAGACTTGCGGTGGTTTAGAGCTAATCAAGGTCCAGGGATGTCAATGAATTGGCCTCAGTTTGAG GAGTGGTCTGCAGATCTGAATCGCACTCTcagtagaagagaaaaaaagaaggcttCTGATGGAGTGACTCTGACTGGTATTAATCAGACGGGAGATCAAGTTTCACAGCCTAACAAACAtagcag tgttagcagctatgaaaaaaaccaaagctaCCCTACAGACTGGTCTGATGAAGAGTCCAACAACCCCTTCTCTTCCACTGATGCAAATGGAGACACCAATCCATTTGATGAAGACAGCTCTCCTGCAATGGAGGTGAGAGTACGTGCACTCTATGACTATGAGGGCCAAGAGCAAGATGAGCTCAGTTTTAAAGCTG GGGATGAGTTAACTAAAATGGAGAATGAAGATGAGCAGGGTTGGTGCAAAGGACGTCTGGACAATGGACAAGTTGGTCTATACCCAGCAAACTATGTAGAACCGATCCAGTGA
- the PACSIN2 gene encoding protein kinase C and casein kinase substrate in neurons protein 2 isoform X4 → MSGSYDDSVGVEVSSDSFWEVGNYKRTVKRIDDGHRLCNDLMNCIHERARIEKVYAQQLTEWAKRWKQLVEKGPQYGTVERAWCAFMSEAEKVSELHLEVKGSLMNEDFEKIKNWQKEAFHKQMMGGFKETKEAEDGFRKAQKPWAKKLKEVEAAKKAYHAACKEEKLAISRETNSKADPALNPEQLKKLQDKVERSKQDVLKTKEKYEKSLKELDNATPQYMENMEQVFEQCQQFEEKRLRFFREVLLEVQKHLDLSNVASYKNIYRELEQNIKTADAVEDLRWFRANQGPGMSMNWPQFEDEEWSADLNRTLSRREKKKASDGVTLTGINQTGDQVSQPNKHSSVSSYEKNQSYPTDWSDEESNNPFSSTDANGDTNPFDEDSSPAMEVRVRALYDYEGQEQDELSFKAGDELTKMENEDEQGWCKGRLDNGQVGLYPANYVEPIQ, encoded by the exons GTTGGAAATTACAAGCGTACAGTAAAACGAATTGATGATGGTCACAGACTTTGCAATGATCTTATGAATTGTATTCATGAACGGGCACGAATAGAGAAGGTCTATGCTCAGCAGCTTACAGAATGGGCAAAAAGGTGGAAACAGCTTGTGGAAAAAG GCCCACAGTATGGAACAGTAGAAAGGGCTTGGTGTGCTTTTAtgtcagaagctgaaaaagtgAGTGAACTACATCTAGAAGTAAAAGGTTCACTGATGAATGAAGACTTTGAAAAAATCAAGAACTGGCAGAAGGAAGCCTTTCATAAGCAAATGATGGGAGGATTTAAGGAAAccaaagaagcagaagatggaTTTAGGAAAGCTCAGAAACCCTGGgcaaaaaagctgaaagag GTGgaagctgcaaagaaagcatACCATGCAGCCTGCAAGGAGGAGAAACTGGCTATATCcagagaaacaaacagcaaagctgaTCCAGCACTAAATCCTGAACAACTTAAGAAATTACAAGACAAAGTGGAGAGAAGCAAACAAGATGTACTGAAG acaaaagaaaagtatgaaaaatcactgaaagaaTTAGATAATGCCACTCCTCAGTATATGGAAAACATGGAGCAGGTATTTGAACAGTGTCAGCAGTTTGAAGAAAAACGCTTACGTTTCTTTCGAGAAGTGTTACTGGAAGTTCAAAAACACCTTGACTTGTCTAATGTTGCAAG ttaCAAAAATATCTACCGCGAACTGGAACAGAATATCAAAACAGCAGATGCTGTGGAAGACTTGCGGTGGTTTAGAGCTAATCAAGGTCCAGGGATGTCAATGAATTGGCCTCAGTTTGAG GATGAg GAGTGGTCTGCAGATCTGAATCGCACTCTcagtagaagagaaaaaaagaaggcttCTGATGGAGTGACTCTGACTGGTATTAATCAGACGGGAGATCAAGTTTCACAGCCTAACAAACAtagcag tgttagcagctatgaaaaaaaccaaagctaCCCTACAGACTGGTCTGATGAAGAGTCCAACAACCCCTTCTCTTCCACTGATGCAAATGGAGACACCAATCCATTTGATGAAGACAGCTCTCCTGCAATGGAGGTGAGAGTACGTGCACTCTATGACTATGAGGGCCAAGAGCAAGATGAGCTCAGTTTTAAAGCTG GGGATGAGTTAACTAAAATGGAGAATGAAGATGAGCAGGGTTGGTGCAAAGGACGTCTGGACAATGGACAAGTTGGTCTATACCCAGCAAACTATGTAGAACCGATCCAGTGA
- the PACSIN2 gene encoding protein kinase C and casein kinase substrate in neurons protein 2 isoform X3, with amino-acid sequence MSGSYDDSVGVEVSSDSFWEVGNYKRTVKRIDDGHRLCNDLMNCIHERARIEKVYAQQLTEWAKRWKQLVEKGPQYGTVERAWCAFMSEAEKVSELHLEVKGSLMNEDFEKIKNWQKEAFHKQMMGGFKETKEAEDGFRKAQKPWAKKLKEVEAAKKAYHAACKEEKLAISRETNSKADPALNPEQLKKLQDKVERSKQDVLKTKEKYEKSLKELDNATPQYMENMEQVFEQCQQFEEKRLRFFREVLLEVQKHLDLSNVASYKNIYRELEQNIKTADAVEDLRWFRANQGPGMSMNWPQFEEWSADLNRTLSRREKKKASDGVTLTGINQTGDQVSQPNKHSSSLSVQSNTVQSVQSSYNPFEDEEDTGSTVSEKEDNKIKNVSSYEKNQSYPTDWSDEESNNPFSSTDANGDTNPFDEDSSPAMEVRVRALYDYEGQEQDELSFKAGDELTKMENEDEQGWCKGRLDNGQVGLYPANYVEPIQ; translated from the exons GTTGGAAATTACAAGCGTACAGTAAAACGAATTGATGATGGTCACAGACTTTGCAATGATCTTATGAATTGTATTCATGAACGGGCACGAATAGAGAAGGTCTATGCTCAGCAGCTTACAGAATGGGCAAAAAGGTGGAAACAGCTTGTGGAAAAAG GCCCACAGTATGGAACAGTAGAAAGGGCTTGGTGTGCTTTTAtgtcagaagctgaaaaagtgAGTGAACTACATCTAGAAGTAAAAGGTTCACTGATGAATGAAGACTTTGAAAAAATCAAGAACTGGCAGAAGGAAGCCTTTCATAAGCAAATGATGGGAGGATTTAAGGAAAccaaagaagcagaagatggaTTTAGGAAAGCTCAGAAACCCTGGgcaaaaaagctgaaagag GTGgaagctgcaaagaaagcatACCATGCAGCCTGCAAGGAGGAGAAACTGGCTATATCcagagaaacaaacagcaaagctgaTCCAGCACTAAATCCTGAACAACTTAAGAAATTACAAGACAAAGTGGAGAGAAGCAAACAAGATGTACTGAAG acaaaagaaaagtatgaaaaatcactgaaagaaTTAGATAATGCCACTCCTCAGTATATGGAAAACATGGAGCAGGTATTTGAACAGTGTCAGCAGTTTGAAGAAAAACGCTTACGTTTCTTTCGAGAAGTGTTACTGGAAGTTCAAAAACACCTTGACTTGTCTAATGTTGCAAG ttaCAAAAATATCTACCGCGAACTGGAACAGAATATCAAAACAGCAGATGCTGTGGAAGACTTGCGGTGGTTTAGAGCTAATCAAGGTCCAGGGATGTCAATGAATTGGCCTCAGTTTGAG GAGTGGTCTGCAGATCTGAATCGCACTCTcagtagaagagaaaaaaagaaggcttCTGATGGAGTGACTCTGACTGGTATTAATCAGACGGGAGATCAAGTTTCACAGCCTAACAAACAtagcag CAGTCTTAGTGTCCAGAGTAACACAGTGCAGTCAGTACAATCAAGTTACAATCCCTTTGAAGATGAAGAAGATACTGGGAGTACTGTCAGTGAAAAGGAGGACAATAAGATCAAAAA tgttagcagctatgaaaaaaaccaaagctaCCCTACAGACTGGTCTGATGAAGAGTCCAACAACCCCTTCTCTTCCACTGATGCAAATGGAGACACCAATCCATTTGATGAAGACAGCTCTCCTGCAATGGAGGTGAGAGTACGTGCACTCTATGACTATGAGGGCCAAGAGCAAGATGAGCTCAGTTTTAAAGCTG GGGATGAGTTAACTAAAATGGAGAATGAAGATGAGCAGGGTTGGTGCAAAGGACGTCTGGACAATGGACAAGTTGGTCTATACCCAGCAAACTATGTAGAACCGATCCAGTGA
- the PACSIN2 gene encoding protein kinase C and casein kinase substrate in neurons protein 2 isoform X2, which yields MSGSYDDSVGVEVSSDSFWEVGNYKRTVKRIDDGHRLCNDLMNCIHERARIEKVYAQQLTEWAKRWKQLVEKGPQYGTVERAWCAFMSEAEKVSELHLEVKGSLMNEDFEKIKNWQKEAFHKQMMGGFKETKEAEDGFRKAQKPWAKKLKEVEAAKKAYHAACKEEKLAISRETNSKADPALNPEQLKKLQDKVERSKQDVLKTKEKYEKSLKELDNATPQYMENMEQVFEQCQQFEEKRLRFFREVLLEVQKHLDLSNVASYKNIYRELEQNIKTADAVEDLRWFRANQGPGMSMNWPQFEDEEWSADLNRTLSRREKKKASDGVTLTGINQTGDQVSQPNKHSSLSVQSNTVQSVQSSYNPFEDEEDTGSTVSEKEDNKIKNVSSYEKNQSYPTDWSDEESNNPFSSTDANGDTNPFDEDSSPAMEVRVRALYDYEGQEQDELSFKAGDELTKMENEDEQGWCKGRLDNGQVGLYPANYVEPIQ from the exons GTTGGAAATTACAAGCGTACAGTAAAACGAATTGATGATGGTCACAGACTTTGCAATGATCTTATGAATTGTATTCATGAACGGGCACGAATAGAGAAGGTCTATGCTCAGCAGCTTACAGAATGGGCAAAAAGGTGGAAACAGCTTGTGGAAAAAG GCCCACAGTATGGAACAGTAGAAAGGGCTTGGTGTGCTTTTAtgtcagaagctgaaaaagtgAGTGAACTACATCTAGAAGTAAAAGGTTCACTGATGAATGAAGACTTTGAAAAAATCAAGAACTGGCAGAAGGAAGCCTTTCATAAGCAAATGATGGGAGGATTTAAGGAAAccaaagaagcagaagatggaTTTAGGAAAGCTCAGAAACCCTGGgcaaaaaagctgaaagag GTGgaagctgcaaagaaagcatACCATGCAGCCTGCAAGGAGGAGAAACTGGCTATATCcagagaaacaaacagcaaagctgaTCCAGCACTAAATCCTGAACAACTTAAGAAATTACAAGACAAAGTGGAGAGAAGCAAACAAGATGTACTGAAG acaaaagaaaagtatgaaaaatcactgaaagaaTTAGATAATGCCACTCCTCAGTATATGGAAAACATGGAGCAGGTATTTGAACAGTGTCAGCAGTTTGAAGAAAAACGCTTACGTTTCTTTCGAGAAGTGTTACTGGAAGTTCAAAAACACCTTGACTTGTCTAATGTTGCAAG ttaCAAAAATATCTACCGCGAACTGGAACAGAATATCAAAACAGCAGATGCTGTGGAAGACTTGCGGTGGTTTAGAGCTAATCAAGGTCCAGGGATGTCAATGAATTGGCCTCAGTTTGAG GATGAg GAGTGGTCTGCAGATCTGAATCGCACTCTcagtagaagagaaaaaaagaaggcttCTGATGGAGTGACTCTGACTGGTATTAATCAGACGGGAGATCAAGTTTCACAGCCTAACAAACAtagcag TCTTAGTGTCCAGAGTAACACAGTGCAGTCAGTACAATCAAGTTACAATCCCTTTGAAGATGAAGAAGATACTGGGAGTACTGTCAGTGAAAAGGAGGACAATAAGATCAAAAA tgttagcagctatgaaaaaaaccaaagctaCCCTACAGACTGGTCTGATGAAGAGTCCAACAACCCCTTCTCTTCCACTGATGCAAATGGAGACACCAATCCATTTGATGAAGACAGCTCTCCTGCAATGGAGGTGAGAGTACGTGCACTCTATGACTATGAGGGCCAAGAGCAAGATGAGCTCAGTTTTAAAGCTG GGGATGAGTTAACTAAAATGGAGAATGAAGATGAGCAGGGTTGGTGCAAAGGACGTCTGGACAATGGACAAGTTGGTCTATACCCAGCAAACTATGTAGAACCGATCCAGTGA
- the PACSIN2 gene encoding protein kinase C and casein kinase substrate in neurons protein 2 isoform X1, translated as MSGSYDDSVGVEVSSDSFWEVGNYKRTVKRIDDGHRLCNDLMNCIHERARIEKVYAQQLTEWAKRWKQLVEKGPQYGTVERAWCAFMSEAEKVSELHLEVKGSLMNEDFEKIKNWQKEAFHKQMMGGFKETKEAEDGFRKAQKPWAKKLKEVEAAKKAYHAACKEEKLAISRETNSKADPALNPEQLKKLQDKVERSKQDVLKTKEKYEKSLKELDNATPQYMENMEQVFEQCQQFEEKRLRFFREVLLEVQKHLDLSNVASYKNIYRELEQNIKTADAVEDLRWFRANQGPGMSMNWPQFEDEEWSADLNRTLSRREKKKASDGVTLTGINQTGDQVSQPNKHSSSLSVQSNTVQSVQSSYNPFEDEEDTGSTVSEKEDNKIKNVSSYEKNQSYPTDWSDEESNNPFSSTDANGDTNPFDEDSSPAMEVRVRALYDYEGQEQDELSFKAGDELTKMENEDEQGWCKGRLDNGQVGLYPANYVEPIQ; from the exons GTTGGAAATTACAAGCGTACAGTAAAACGAATTGATGATGGTCACAGACTTTGCAATGATCTTATGAATTGTATTCATGAACGGGCACGAATAGAGAAGGTCTATGCTCAGCAGCTTACAGAATGGGCAAAAAGGTGGAAACAGCTTGTGGAAAAAG GCCCACAGTATGGAACAGTAGAAAGGGCTTGGTGTGCTTTTAtgtcagaagctgaaaaagtgAGTGAACTACATCTAGAAGTAAAAGGTTCACTGATGAATGAAGACTTTGAAAAAATCAAGAACTGGCAGAAGGAAGCCTTTCATAAGCAAATGATGGGAGGATTTAAGGAAAccaaagaagcagaagatggaTTTAGGAAAGCTCAGAAACCCTGGgcaaaaaagctgaaagag GTGgaagctgcaaagaaagcatACCATGCAGCCTGCAAGGAGGAGAAACTGGCTATATCcagagaaacaaacagcaaagctgaTCCAGCACTAAATCCTGAACAACTTAAGAAATTACAAGACAAAGTGGAGAGAAGCAAACAAGATGTACTGAAG acaaaagaaaagtatgaaaaatcactgaaagaaTTAGATAATGCCACTCCTCAGTATATGGAAAACATGGAGCAGGTATTTGAACAGTGTCAGCAGTTTGAAGAAAAACGCTTACGTTTCTTTCGAGAAGTGTTACTGGAAGTTCAAAAACACCTTGACTTGTCTAATGTTGCAAG ttaCAAAAATATCTACCGCGAACTGGAACAGAATATCAAAACAGCAGATGCTGTGGAAGACTTGCGGTGGTTTAGAGCTAATCAAGGTCCAGGGATGTCAATGAATTGGCCTCAGTTTGAG GATGAg GAGTGGTCTGCAGATCTGAATCGCACTCTcagtagaagagaaaaaaagaaggcttCTGATGGAGTGACTCTGACTGGTATTAATCAGACGGGAGATCAAGTTTCACAGCCTAACAAACAtagcag CAGTCTTAGTGTCCAGAGTAACACAGTGCAGTCAGTACAATCAAGTTACAATCCCTTTGAAGATGAAGAAGATACTGGGAGTACTGTCAGTGAAAAGGAGGACAATAAGATCAAAAA tgttagcagctatgaaaaaaaccaaagctaCCCTACAGACTGGTCTGATGAAGAGTCCAACAACCCCTTCTCTTCCACTGATGCAAATGGAGACACCAATCCATTTGATGAAGACAGCTCTCCTGCAATGGAGGTGAGAGTACGTGCACTCTATGACTATGAGGGCCAAGAGCAAGATGAGCTCAGTTTTAAAGCTG GGGATGAGTTAACTAAAATGGAGAATGAAGATGAGCAGGGTTGGTGCAAAGGACGTCTGGACAATGGACAAGTTGGTCTATACCCAGCAAACTATGTAGAACCGATCCAGTGA